A stretch of the Euleptes europaea isolate rEulEur1 chromosome 14, rEulEur1.hap1, whole genome shotgun sequence genome encodes the following:
- the SCN4B gene encoding LOW QUALITY PROTEIN: sodium channel subunit beta-4 (The sequence of the model RefSeq protein was modified relative to this genomic sequence to represent the inferred CDS: substituted 1 base at 1 genomic stop codon) — translation MAGGRLGAALLGLLACWAAALALDVSVGKAATIFTQNGSDVLLPCAFTACIGFENAEFSWSFNSSKLYAGTVRNKNSRPICKLCNPRVQLPEVTLHKDSKEYNLSVILLSVDFSDSGKYTCLVKNPKEKGAEHNATIALVVVVQLEKVDKTVAKIIAAVVGGVIGLLVLILLVKKLTLFILKKRKEKKXCLVSSSGNDNTENGLAGSKAEQKSAPKA, via the exons ATGGCGGGCGGCCGGCTGGGGGCGGCCTTGCTGG GTCTGCTGGCGTGCTGGGCGGCGGCGCTGGCCCTCGACGTGTCGGTGGGCAAGGCGGCCACCATCTTCACGCAGAATGGCTCCGACGTGCTGCTGCCGTGCGCCTTCACGGCCTGCATCGGCTTCGAGAACGCCGAGTTCTCCTGGTCCTTCAACTCCAGCAAG ctGTATGCAGGGACCGTGCGCAACAAAAACTCCAGGCCCATCTGCAAGCTCTGCAACCCACGGGTGCAGCTGCCCGAGGTGACCCTCCACAAAGACAGCAAGGAGTACAACCTGTCTGTCATCCTCCTGTCTGTGGACTTCAGTGACTCAGGGAAATACACCTGCCTGGTCAAAAACCCCAAGGAGAAAGGGGCCGAACACAATGCCACCATCGCCCTGGTGGTGGTCGTACAGT tggaGAAGGTGGACAAGACCGTGGCCAAGATCATTGCGGCGGTGGTGGGGGGCGTCATCGGGCTGCTGGTTCTCATCCTGCTGGTCAAGAAACTCACCCTGTTCATTctcaagaagaggaaggagaagaagtga TGTCTCGTGAGCTCCTCAGGAAATGACAACACAGAAAATGGGCTGGCCGGTTCCAAAGCAGAGCAGAAATCTGCCCCCAAGGCCTGA